In Cystobacter ferrugineus, the DNA window CCTCGAAGTCGATGGCGCTCATGGACCGCCGTGTACCGCGCGAGCTCCGGGCACCGCAAGGGCGCGGGCGATCCTCGTCTCGGCCGGGCTCTTCCTCGCGACGGGCTGCGCCGCTACCGCACATCCGACGCCCACGGTGCGCACCTCGATGACGGAGCAGATCGCGACGACGGACTTCCGCGTGGCCACGTACGAGACGTACCTCTCCGCGTGGACGGCGATCCCGGACGACCGACGGCTGCATCTGCTGCAGGCGAGCGTGACGGAGGGGGTCGTCTTCACGAACCCCACGAAACCGCGGACCGGCATCGACGACGTGGCAGACCACCTCAGGGCCTTCCAGACGCGGAGCCCGGGCGGCTCCTTCCGCCTCGTTGCGATGCTCGGCTGGGAAGACAACGCCATCGCCACCTGGCAGTTCGTCGACGCCGCGGGGAACGCTGGCTTCACGGGCTACGACGTCCTCGCCTTCGACGGCGAGCATCGCATCAAGAGCATCCTCCTCTTCAGCAACGTGCCGAAGCAGACTCTCAAGTAACGAAAGGAATCCAAATGATTGCGTTCACTCCCGCCGATCTCGATCGCTTCCTCCGCGAGGACGACGGCGCGCCGGTCATCATGCTCAACCTGCTCCGCTTCCGCCCCGACGGCGGACGGGAGCGCTACCTCGAATACCTGCAGATGGCGGGTCCGCTCGTCGCGCGCTACGGCGCGGAGATCCTCTACGCGGGCGACGGCATGACACCGCTCGCGGCGGAGCCGGGCCAGGCCTGGGACACCGTCGCCCTGGTCCGCTATCCGAGCCGGCGCGCCTTCGCGGACATGCTCGCCGATCCGCAGTACGCGGTCGCCGATCCCGTACGCAAGTCGGCGCTCTCGGAGGCGGTCCTGCAGCCCACGCGTAGTATTCCGCCGGCCTGAGCGTACGAAAGCGAAACGCCGCGGTCGTCTCGAACCGCGGCGCTTCATCGGTCCATATCAGGACGTGCGTTTCAGGCCTGCTTCTCGTGATTGCTAGTCATGGTCTCGGCGTTGAGCAGGCGCCCTTGTCGCGGTATGAACTCGCAGGTGCGCCGGCCGCATTGGATGTTTCCCGCGGAGGTTTCCCGCGAAGGACGCGTTACTCTCCGGACGCCTTGAAGATGAACGGGTAGGTGACGACCACCGAGCCACCGCCCTGGGGCTTGGGGAACGTCCAGGTGCTCACTCGGCCGGCCACGCACTGCTCCAGCTCGGAGTTACCCGCCGTGGACTGGACCGCGTTCGACGTCACCACGTTGCCCTCGGTGGCGATGGTGAAGCGGATGGCCACCTTGCCGCCCAGCTTCGGAAAGCGGTTGAGCAGGCTTTCGTAGCAGAAGCGGATCTGCCCGCGGTTGCGATGGATGACCTGGCGCACGAGCTCCTTGTCGAGCGAGCCGCTCACCGTGGCGTCCTCGGCCGCGATGCCCACTTCCACGCTCTGCTTGGTGCGGCCGAGGCCGCCGACGCTGCTGCCATAGCCGTCCTTGCCACCGCCACGGCCCGTGGTGCCCACCGCGCCGATGTCCACCACGTCCATGGAGCCCGCGCCCCCCCCGCCGCCGCCCCTGATACGCAGGCCATCGATGCTGGTCGTGCCCACCCTGACGCCGACCATGTTACCCATGACGACCTTGAGGTTGGTGTTCATCCTGCCGTCGAAGAGGCCCGCCACGCTCTTTTTGTCACCGAAGATCCCCTTCACCACGTCCCTGACCGTGTTTTGCTTGTCGGGCCTGATCGGAGTCGAGGCGGACTTGAGCCTCTCCTTCTTGACGACCTGGGTGCCGTCCCTGCGAGCCGCCTTCTCCTTCTTGGCCGTCTTCTCCGCCTTCTGCGCGTCGAGTTTCTCCAGGAACTTGTTCTTCTGCGTCTCTGGAGGCTTCACGATGAACTTGGCGATGCGCGAGTTGTTGTCCGCGAGTTCATCCGCGTAGTTGTCGCCCGCCGCGGCCAGGTTGGACGCGCTGATGACGAACATCGACGCGATGAAGAAGAGCACCAGGAGGATGTTGATGACCGGGAAGTCCAGCGACTCGCCCAGCGGCGCCCAGGCGCGCTTGGGCACGGACTCGTAGCAGGCCTCCAGCGTCACGCCGCCCAGGTCCACCGCCAGGAAGTCGTCCGCCTCGAGCATGAGTGCGTAGGCGTCGCCCTCGTGCGAGGCCTTGCCGGACTCGATGACCGCCTCGAGGTCCAGCGTCTCTCCCTTACGGATGAGCTCGCCCTTCATCTTGCCCGTGAAGAGCACCGTGTAGGACTGGCCGTCCGAGCGCATCACCTCGAAGCGCTCCCCGCCGAGCTTGGAGTCGCCCATGACGAAGTCCACGTCCTTGGCGCTGCCCACGGAGAACACGCGCTTCTGGCCCGGGGCGATGAAGAAGTCGCCCACGCGCTGGTCTCCCCACATGAAGTGCAGGCCCAGACCGACCGGCCCCTTGGACCGTGAGGGCACCCGGCGCACGCGGGGCGCGGCCGGCCCGGCCGGAGCCTCCACCGCGGCGGCCTGGGCGAGTGCCGCGTCGGGCGGAGGAGCGCTCGGAGCGGTCGCGGCGGGCGTGGAGCTCGCGGCGGCCGAGGCGAGGTTCGCCGCGGCGATGGCCGTGGTGTCCTCCATTCGGATGATGGTGCCACCGACCTTGATCTCATCGCCGAAGGACAGCAGGACCTTGTTCACCCGCTTGCCATTGACGTAGGTGCCCTCGAGACTGCCCATGTCGATGATGGACAGGCTGCCATTGGAGGCAGCCTCGATGACGGAGTGGATACGGCTGACCTTCTCGTCGTCCAGGCACAGATGCGCCGAGGCGAGACGGCCAATCTTGATGATGTCGCGCTCGAAGTCCTTGGAGGTGACCAGGGTGTCACCCTTGAAGACCCGGAGTGTCAAAGGCACGGGCATTGCGATTCCTCAGGTAGGCCTGCTGCGGCGATGCTTAGGACAACGCGGAGAGCGGTAGGTTCCCGGCGATTTTCACAACTCGCCGACCGACTGCGCTGCTCTCGTTCCCAAAGAAGGGACTTTTGAAGAGAGATTGGCGCGCAGGTACTGCATGAAGGAGGCCTCGTTCACCTCCGGGCTGGGGCGCAGCGGCCAACCACACCCAATCCGCCCCTCGCCCTTCTCCCTTCACCTTTCCGCACCCGCGTTCCACCCTCCGCGGCCCCCCTGCCCGTCCTATGCTTCGAACGAGAGGGCGCTCGGATGCTTGACCGGGAAGAAGGGGGTTGCTTCGCTGCCCGGGTCGAGCATCGCGACCGGAGGCGACCATGGCGGAGCAGAAGGTTCGTCTGACGAAGGAGAAGGAGACGTACCTCGCCACGCTGTACGGCAAGGCGCTGGACGCCGCGGCCGAGCATCCCATCCTCGGAGACCGGTTCGCCGCGGACGCCGTCGCGCGCATCGCCTACGACTTCAAGGCACTCAAGCTCCCGCGAGGGGGGGAGATCACCCTGCCGATACGGGCCTGGCACTTCGACCAGTGGACTCGAGCCTTCCTCGCCGCCAACCCCGAGTCGACGGTGCTGCACCTCGGCTGCGGCCTCGACACCCGCGTGTATCGGATCAACCCGGGGCCGAAGGTGCGCTGGTATGACATCGATTTCCCCGACGTCATCGCCCTGCGCGAGCAGCTCTATCCGGAGCGCGAGGGTTATCACCTCATCGGCTCCTCGGTGACGGAGCGCTCCTGGCTCGACGCCATCCCCGGAGACACACCGGTGCTCGTCATCGCCGAGGGACTGCTGATGTACGTGCACGAGATGGACGGGATCGCGTTGCTCCGGCGCATCACCGAGCGATTCCCGAGCGGTCAGCTCGCGTTCGATGGCTACAGTGCGGGGATGCTGCGCCTGGTCTCGCGCCTGGCGACGGTGCGCGGCGCGAAGGTCGAGCTCGTGTGGGGAGTCGATGATCCTCACGGCCTCGAGAAACAGGTGCCCAGGCTCCGCCTCGCCGAGGACGTCTCGTTCCTCACGATGCCCGCCCTCGTCGAGCGGCTGGCCAGGAACGGACTCTCCCGGGCAATACACGGGATGATGGGCCGTCTGCCGTTCTACCGGCACCTGGTCCGCCATCTGCGCTACGAGTTCTCGGAAGCATAGCATGCCGCCACAAGTCAGGCACTGAGTCAGCCATACGCAGGCTCGACTGGCGGCATTGGCGGGGAGGCAGGACCCGAGGGGTCAGGCCTTCACGTGGATTTGATGATCCAGGGCGGTGTACGGGCGGAGGGGATCGCCCTCGGTCTCGTTGCTCTGGACGCGCCAGGACTGGACGAGCCGGGAGCGGTAGTCGGGCGTGACGGACTGCGGTTCGATCGCCAGGGTCTGGGCCACCACCCGCAGCTCTCCACTCACGGGGTTGCGCCACAGGAAGATGAACGTCGTGGGGAGGGCCTTGACGCAGTACTTGTTGTACCAGGCATCGGGCAGGTAATCGCACACCGCCACGTAGCAGCGCATCGTGCCGGGGAACCGGGCCGTGCCCTGGGGGCCGAACCGCGGATTGCTCCCGGGGCTCTGGTAGTGGAAGCACATGTACTTGCCCTTCTTCGCGGGCACGGTGTCCGTGACCACGAAGGAGCAGCCATTCATGATGCCCGTGAAGGTGAAGGCGGGCGGGCTGCCCGTATCCACCTGCACCTGACCCATGTCGCTGAGCGCCGCGACCGTGCCCGTGAGGTAGGCGAAGTAGTTGCCCTCGATGGGATGGTCCGGCGACTTCGGCCATTCCGGGAGGACCACGTTCTGGGTCGTGTACTGCTCGAACGTCAGGAGCCGCCGCAGGACGTACTTGTTCGCCTCGATCTTCGTGAGATCGTAGCGGACCTTCGCATCGGCGTCGGTGAGACAACTCAGGTTCACGCCCTTGGCGCGCTTGGCGAAGTCCTTCTCGACCAGCTTTCCGAAGATATGGGACTCGGGCTGGTAGTTGATGATCGTGTTCTTCTTCAGGAACTCGATCGGATTGGAGAGGAATTCGACGTTCGCGGAGGGCATGAAGCCAGGAAGGTAGCACACGGGGATTGCCCCGGAGTAGGCACTCCCAGAGGGTTGTCCTCGGCTGCTGGCAGGGGAATCCCACCCATGTCCACGCCTCCGCCCGACCGTTGCGCCTCTCTTCGTGCTCGACCACCTGCCGTGGGGCTCGAGCTCGAAAGAGGCGGGGTACATCGCCTTTACACCTTGGCGGGGCGCAGGTCCGCCGTCGGGGCGAACGTGGGCGGGCGGCGATGCTTCGTGGCCTGCTCGTAGGCGAAGGCGAGCCGCAACAGCGTGGGCTCGCTCCAGGCCTTCCCGATGAAGGACAGGCCCACCGGCAGTCCAGCGATGTAACCCGCGGGCACGGTGATGCTCGGGTAGCCCGCCACCGCCGCTGGCGTGGAACTGCTTCCCAGCCAGTGGTCTCCGTTCACCAGGTCGATGAGCCCCGGAGGCGCCTGCGTCGGCGCCACCAGCGCGTCCAGCTTGTGCTTCGCCATCACCGCGTCGATGCCCTGTTCCCTCGACAGCTTCCGGCACGCCGCCAACGCCTTGCGGTACTTCTTGTCCGTCAGCGGCCCCTTCTGCTGCGCCTGATGGAAGAGCTCCTGGCCAAACCATGCCAGTTCCGTGTCCCGGTGCTCCTCGTTGAACCGGATGAGGTCCGCCAGCGTCTTCAACCGCGTCCGCTCCCCCAGCCCCGCGAGGTACGCCTCGATGTCCGCCTTGAAGTCGTGGAGCAGCACCTCCAACTCCGGCTCGTCCAGCTTCGCCGCCGAGGGGATGGGCGCCTCGATGAGCTCCGCGCCCCGCTCCTTCATCACGTCCAACGCCCGCTCGATGAGCGCGTCCGTGGCGGGGTGGTAGCCGAAGAACCGCTCGCGCGGCACGCCGATGCGCGCTCCCTTCAACCCGTTCACGTCGAGGAAGCGCGTGTAGTCCGCGTGCGCATGGCGCTGGCTCGCGGCCGTCACCGCGTCGCTCGGATCCACCCCCGCGAGCACCCCGAGCAGCACGGCCGCGTCCGTCACCGTGCGCGTCATGGGGCCCGCGCTGTCCTGGGTGTGTGACAGGGGCACGATGCCCGCGCGGCTCACGAGCCCCACCGTCGGCTTGAGCCCCACGAGCGAGCACGCCGCCGAGGGCGAGACGATGGAGCCATCCGTCTCCGTGCCCACGGACACCGCGCACAGATTCGCCGCCGTGGCCGCCCCCGAGCCCGAGCTCGAACCCGACGGCGTGCGGTCCAGCGCGTAGGGATTGCGGCACTGGCCTCCCCGCCCGCTCCAACCGCTGCACGAGTGCGTGGAACGGAAGTTGGCCCACTCGCTGAGGTTCGTCTTGCCGAGGAGGACCGCGCCCGCGGCCCTCAAGCGCTCCACCACGAACGCATCCCGCGAGGGCACGGCGCCCACGAGCGCGAGCGAGCCCGCGGTGGTCTGCATCCTGTCCGCCGTCCCGATGTTGTCCTTGATGAGCACGGGAATGCCGTGCAGCGGACCCCGCGGCCCCTTCGCCTCGCGCTCCGCGTCGAGCGCCGCCGCGATGGCGAGTGCGTCCGGGTTGAGCTCGATGACGGACCCGAGCGCGGTGCCTCCCTTGTCGATTTCCTGGATGCGCGCGAGGTAACGCTCCGTGAGGCCGTGCGCGGTGTGCTTCCCCGACGTCAGGTCCGCCTGAAGCCCGGCGAGCGTGGCCTCCTCCAACTCGAAGGCCGAGCCGCGCGAAACGGCGGGAGGATTGGAGCTCGCGGAGGGCTGGGCCTGGACATCCAGGGCCACGAGCGTGCTGGCGGCGGCCGCGCCACCAAGGAACGTGCGGCGGCTCAGCTCCCGGGGAGTCCCGGAGGAGGGAGAGGGTTTCTTCATGAGGCGCGTGACTACAGCAGCGCGCGCGCCGGGCCGCAATCGCACTCCCCGTGAGGGCGCGGATCGTCGAGCTGGCGCTGATGCGTCAGGTGAAGCAGGCGCTCGACCCTCGGAACATCATGAATCCGGGCAGACACCCTCTCTGCCCTCGGGGGTCCCAGCGGGCGGGAGCTGGGCCCCTCGCGCCTCCTGCGGGAAGATGAGACAAACCGCGGGTGTCTGTCTGGAGGATGTCCATTGCAATATCGCACACATCACGAGAGGCGTGCATGAAGAGAAATCTGGTTTCAGGGGCCGCGGGTCCGAGCGGAAGGCTGAGCCTGTGCATGGCGGTCCTCTACCTCACGCTCCTCGGCGGGTGCGGTGGAATGGAGGAGTCGTTCCCTCCCGAGGAGCCCTCCGTGACCGGGGAGACCGAAGCCGCCACGCCGACGGTGGAGAGAGTGGAGGCGCCGCTGGCCTCGCCCGTGGCCGCGAATGGCAAGCTTCAGGTGGTGGGCAATCAGATCCGGAACCAGAATGGCGTGGCCGTGCAGCTCAAGGGGATGAGCCTCTTCTGGAGCCAGTGGGGCGGAGCGTTCTACAACGCCTCCGTCGTCAACTCGCTCGCGGACAACTGGAAGGTCACCGTGGTGCGCGCCGCCATGGGAGTGGAGAACGGCGGCTACCTCACCAACCCCGCGGCGGAGAAGGCCCGGGTGAAGACCGTCGTCGACGCGGCCATCGCCAAGGGCCTCTACGTGATCATCGACTGGCATGATCACAACGCCACGGCGCACACCGCGCAGGCCAAGGCGTTCTTCACGGAGATGGCGCAGCGCTACAAGAACACCCCCAACGTCATCTTCGAGATCTTCAACGAGCCGGACAATGAGACCTGGACCCAGGTGAGGGCCTACGCGGTGGAAATCATTGGCGCCATCCGCGCCACGGGAGCCCCCAACCTCGTGGTGGTGGGCACACCGACGTGGTCGCAGGACGTGGACGTGGCCGCCAGCAACCCCATCACCCAGTACCCCAACGTGGCCTATACGCTGCACTTCTACGCGGGCACGCACAAGCAGGGCCTGCGCGACAAGGCGGCCACGGCGTTGTCCAAGGGCATCGCCCTGTTCGTGACGGAGTTCGGCACCTGCGGCTCGTCCGGCAATGGCAACCTCAATCTCGCCGAGACCCAGCTATGGATCGACTTCATGAACAGCCGCAAGCTGAGCTGGGCCAACTGGGCGCTCAACGACAAGGCCGAGACCGCCTCCGCGCTCGTCACCGGCTCGAGCACCACCGGGAACTGGCCCGACTCGGCCCTCACGCCCTCCGGCGCCTTCATCAAGCAGAAGCTGTTGCAGTAATCCGCGACAGGCGGGGGCGACGAGGGGGCGCTCCAAGGCGGCATCTCCAAGGAAGCCATTGGGCCGGCCCGAACAATGGGGCACCTTCATGCGCTGCCCTGCCCCTCGGGCCGGTAGGGAAGCTCCAGCGTGAAGGTCGCGCCCTTCTTGGGGCCATCGCTGTGGGCCACCAGCGAGCCCCCCAGCGCGCGAGCGGCGATCGCACACGAGTGGAGCCCGAAGCCGTGTCCGTCCTTGCGCGTGGTGAACCCATGCTGGAAGATCTTCGTGAGCAGCTCCGGCGCGATGCCCATGCCGTTGTCCCGCACCTGCACATGGACTCGGTCTTCCGTGGGACGCTCGACCCTCAGCGTCAGACGCCGCTCGCCTTCTGGATTGTCATTCACCGCGTACTTGGCGTTGCTGATGAGGTTCAGGACGATCTGCAGCAGCTTGTGCTTGTCGACCATCACGTGCGGCAGTGGGGCGAAGTGCCGCTCGACCGTGACGCCGTGCCGCCCGAGCGCCGCCGCGTTGATGCGGAGCGCGTCCTCGACCAGCTCCTGCAGCGAGGTCACCTCCACGATGTTCGAGGACATGGCGTAGTTCTGCTGGAGCTCGACGATCATCCGGATGTGCTCGACATGGCGGTGGAGGGCCGCCGTCATCTCCAGCAGCTCGTCGCGCGTGGAGGACAGGTGCTGTCCGAGCTTGACGAGGTAGTCGGGCAGGCGCCGCCCGCGCTCGTCCTCCGTCATGAAGACCGCGAGGTCGGCGCGGTGCGACTCGAGCAGCTCGGCGACCTTGATGAGCGGTTGCACGCGGAGCGTCCGCAGCCGCTCGTCCAGGATGGAGGCCGAGGTGTTGATGCTGTTGAGGACGTTGCCCACGTTGTGCAGCACGTTGGTGGCGAGCTCGGCCATGCCCGCCTGGCGCGCCAGCTCCACGGCGCGGCGCTGGGCGTCCCTCAGCTCCTGCGTGCGCTCCTTGACGCGGACCTCCAGCCCATCATGGGCGTGGCGCAGGGCCTCGTTGGCCTGTGCGAGCTCCCGCGTGCGCTCGGCCACCCGCTGCTCGAGCTCGTCGCGGGCCAGTCGTAGCGCGGCCTCGCTGCGTGCGAGCTCCTCCGTCGAGGCCGCGAACGGCAGGAGGATGCGCCAGATGACGAACGCGGCGCTCCCGAGCATCAGCAGGAAGAGGCCAATCGGGGTGAGGCGATGGACGGCGGTGAGCCGACTACTCTCCACCTGCACGCGACGCTGCAGGAGCACGGAGACGTCACCCAGTGCCCAGGTCAGCCGCGACGCCGCGGCGCGGAAGCGCTCCACGTCGGGGTTGTTCTTGAGGGAATGGTTGTCGGAGCGGAGGAGGCGCACATGAGCCGCGTGCGTCTCCTCCCATAGCGCCCACACGGAGGAGAGTGCCTCACGGACCTCCGGCTCCTCGATGCCCCGCAGCGTCACCACCACGTCACCGGTGCGCGCCTGTCCTCCCTGGAGCATCGCCGTGTTCGCGGCCACGAAGCGCCCGGCCAGCGCCTGGGCGGTGGTCCGCTGCCGCACCAGCAGCTCCCAGTCGGCCGTCGCCAGTCCGACGAGGGCGAGGGAGGTGGCGCTCTCGAACTGCTCGGCGGTGGTGCGCTGGTCGGCCGCGACCGCGACGTACTGCCGGCTCCGGTCCGCGATCGCGTCAATCTCCACCACGGCCAACAGGGAGAACACCTGCAGGACGATGCCCAGCGTCACCATCCCCGCGATGGGCCAGAGCAGCCTCCGGGTCTGGTTCACCATCCGTGTCTCTCCGGCGCTCATCGGATGTGGGTGAAGCCCGCCTTGTCCGCGGCTTCCCGCATCGAGCGGATATCGTCGTAGTTGCTATCGTCCACGAGGGTGAAGCGCTCGAGCAGTGCCTCTTCGAGGATCTTCCGCCCTTCCGGGTCCTCGTGCATCGTCACCAGCGCGCGCTGGAGCGACTCCCGGAGGTCCTCCGGCATCCGGCTCGAGGCGACGATCGGGCAGATGCCGGCCGGGCCCACACTCTCGAGGACCCGGACCTTCGCGGCGTGCCCGAAGCCCTTCTCCCGGTCGTAATCCAGCACGAGGCTGTCGACGAAGCTCGCATCCGCTTCACCGGCGGCGACCATGCGGATCGACTCCTCGTGGGAACCGGACCGGAGCACCTTGCCGAAGAATCCGTTCGTCAGGCCAAGCTGGATCAGCCGGTAGCGGGGCAGGTTGTAGCCCGAATTGGAGATCTCATCGTTGTAGACGTAGGTCTTGCCCGCGAGGTCGTGGATGGACTGGTAGGGGCTGTCCTGTCGGACGATGAGGTCCGAGTAATACTTGGGCTTCCCCCCATACCGGGCGGCCTTCACGATGGGCGCGGCGATGAGCCGGGCCGCGGGCCGCGGGTTGTCGCGGAGCATCACGTAGGGCAGGCCGCAGATGAAACCGCAGTGCACGGTTCCCTCTTCGAGCATGCTGTTGATGGTCCCGTAGGCCAGCCCACTGATGAACTCGGTCTGGACGCCGGTCTTGTGCGTCAGGTACTCGGCGATCCGCGAGTAGACGCCAATCCCCGACTCGGAGACGAAGGCGGCGGACATGGCGAGCCGGATGGTCATGCCGGTGGTCCCGGCGCGTTCCCCCGAGGGGAGAGGCTGCTCGGCGGCCATGACGGCGGCGGTCGCCGGCTCGGAGGTTCGCCACCCGAGGATGGCACCGCCAGCGATCGCGAGGACACCCGCGAGGCCGAGGAGCAGAAGGGAGCTGCGCGTAGGGACACTCACCGGGGCTTCTCCATGGCGAAGGCGACGCCGCTGTGCAGCGTGGGATGCGTCCTCACGCCACCCAGGTCGCTCCCGAGAAGCGCCAGGGCCCGCCCGAGCTCGGGCGGCACTCCGGTCAGGACGAGCTCGGCGCCCGCCAGACTCACGGCCCGCGCGACGCCGAGGAGTCCCTCGGCGAGTTCGGGGCCCAGGCCCGGCACCCCCGTCACATCGAGAATGGCGAACCGCACGCGCCGGCTCGACAGCCCCATCACGAGCGCCTCCCGCACCTGTCGCAGCCGCTCTGGATCCACCTGGCCGAGGAGCGGCAGGAGGACGACGTCCTCGGAGAGAGGGAGGAGGGCCAGGGACGTCGGCGCCGAGGGCCGCGCGAGCTGGTTCCACTTTTCCACCAGGGCGCACGCCATCTGGCGGACCTCGACGGGATCGAACGGTTTCTTGAGGACGAGGAGGCGGTCCGTCCGGCCGAAGCGGGCGCTCATGGCCTCCCAGGAGTAGTCCGAGTAGGCCGAGCAGATGACGGCATGGAGGCGCGGATCCTCCTGCCAGATGCGCACGAGCGTCTCGACCCCATCCCATCCTGGGGGCATGCGGACGTCGATGAACGCGAGCGCGTAGGGAGAGCCGTCCGCCAGCGCCTTCTGGACCATCGCGAGTGCCTCGGAGCCCTGGCGGGCGCTCGTCAGCTCGAAGGTCGGCGGCCTGGGTGTCGCCGTGCTCGCCCCGCCGAGGAGCGCTGCCTCCAGCTCGTCCAGGTCGGAGGTGTCCTCGCGGGGCACGAGGATCCGGCGGAAGTCATCATGAATATCCTCATTGTCGTCGACGACGAGGATTCGCCTGTTCTCGGACGGGTGGGGGCTCATGGGGCGGGCGACTTCTCACGCAGTTCTCTGTGAACCCTGTCCCAGCATCGAGACGCGTGGCGCGACACGGATGACGACCGGAGGGGGCATGTGAATTTATGGCCGTGCCCCATCGAAATGTAAAGGGTCGCCCCGTGCCGTGGAGGACCCCGCCGTCCCCGCCTGTGACCCGCGAGCCTGGCCAGGCGCCGCATGACGCGCCGGCCAGGCCCTCGATCACCCGTGAGGATTCCTAGAGCTGCTTCCTGATACGGACGTTGCGCACCTGGAAGTGGATGGTGCCGCCCTGGTCACCCCAGGCGGGCAGCATCTCGAAGACCGAGCTGACCTTGGTCTGGTCCCAGGTGGCCGGGTAGGACGCGTCGGAGAACGGCATCTTCACCGTCTTCCACGTCCCCACCTCCGGGTGTCCCATCAGGGTCTTCAGGTCCCCCGTCGCGCAGGAGTCCGGCTTGCGGTTGCAGACATTCTTCACCCAGAAGTCCTGGGTGGTCAGGCCGTAGTCCAGCACCCGCACCTCGAACTCCACGCCGCCCGTCCCGGCGATGGCCGACACGTCCAGCAGGTTCGGCTCCTTGACCCCGAAGGCGATGCCGCCGTTGCGGCCACCCTCCTTGAGGTTCGTCATCACCACGTCGATGACCATCTCACCCCCGCCAATGTCGAGCGCGGGATTCACCGTCACCGTCCCCGACGTCCCACCACTGGTCCACCCGTTGGGCGTGGCGAAGAGCGCGGTGTCGGACACGCCGTCGACGTAGGCGTCCTTGTCCTCGGTGATGGAGATGGGCGCCACGGGAGGCGTGCCCGTGCAGCTCACGTTGCCCGTCCGGTTCGGCTCCCAGCGGATGCTGGCGAGCGTCACGTCCAGCGTGTCCGAGGTGTAGAGCAGGAAGGGCGAGTTCACGTTGGTGAAGTCCAGCCCCGTGTCCGCGAAGCACTGGAGCGGAACCGCCAGCTCGCTCCACCCATTGCCCGCCAGGCCCTTGAGGGCCTCGGTGATCTGGATCTCACCCAGGCACGGGTGGATGCAGTGCATGGACAGGTTCACCTGGGCGCTCGGCGCCGTGTTCACCTTCACCGCGAAGACGAGCGAGCCCTTGGAGTTCAGGTAGGGCTGGAGGTTGAGGCCCGCGTTGCCGTTCTTGTTCTGCATGTACACCTGACCCGTGCCGCTGAACTTGACGTTGACCGCGGCCCACTGGAGCCCGTCCTTGTCGTCCACCGGGGTGACGCTGAGCTCATTGGGGGCCAGGCTCGTGGTGTTGCTGGTGTTCTGCTGCACGTCGATACCGCCCCAGTTGGACGGCGCGCCGATGCGCATCACCCAGTTCTCCTGGTTGCCACGCTCGAAGAGGGCCAGCGGGAGGTTGGTGGTGCTCCCGTCTCCCGGCTCCACGCCACAGCCGTTGGTCTGGGTCGTCTCCTCGAACGCGCCCAGTTCCTGGCCCTGGGCATACGTCAGGCCGTAGCCATAGGCGAAGAGCGGATCGTAGTTCGCATCGCCCTTGTTGAGCGACACCTGGCAGGGCGCCTTGGGCCACGAGAAGGAGAGCTTGCCCTGGAAGTCGTGGTCGATGGAGCCATCGTCCTCGCGGAACAGCACGTCCGTCA includes these proteins:
- a CDS encoding glycoside hydrolase family 5 protein, encoding MKRNLVSGAAGPSGRLSLCMAVLYLTLLGGCGGMEESFPPEEPSVTGETEAATPTVERVEAPLASPVAANGKLQVVGNQIRNQNGVAVQLKGMSLFWSQWGGAFYNASVVNSLADNWKVTVVRAAMGVENGGYLTNPAAEKARVKTVVDAAIAKGLYVIIDWHDHNATAHTAQAKAFFTEMAQRYKNTPNVIFEIFNEPDNETWTQVRAYAVEIIGAIRATGAPNLVVVGTPTWSQDVDVAASNPITQYPNVAYTLHFYAGTHKQGLRDKAATALSKGIALFVTEFGTCGSSGNGNLNLAETQLWIDFMNSRKLSWANWALNDKAETASALVTGSSTTGNWPDSALTPSGAFIKQKLLQ
- a CDS encoding class I SAM-dependent methyltransferase; its protein translation is MAEQKVRLTKEKETYLATLYGKALDAAAEHPILGDRFAADAVARIAYDFKALKLPRGGEITLPIRAWHFDQWTRAFLAANPESTVLHLGCGLDTRVYRINPGPKVRWYDIDFPDVIALREQLYPEREGYHLIGSSVTERSWLDAIPGDTPVLVIAEGLLMYVHEMDGIALLRRITERFPSGQLAFDGYSAGMLRLVSRLATVRGAKVELVWGVDDPHGLEKQVPRLRLAEDVSFLTMPALVERLARNGLSRAIHGMMGRLPFYRHLVRHLRYEFSEA
- a CDS encoding nuclear transport factor 2 family protein, with protein sequence MTEQIATTDFRVATYETYLSAWTAIPDDRRLHLLQASVTEGVVFTNPTKPRTGIDDVADHLRAFQTRSPGGSFRLVAMLGWEDNAIATWQFVDAAGNAGFTGYDVLAFDGEHRIKSILLFSNVPKQTLK
- a CDS encoding DUF1330 domain-containing protein; amino-acid sequence: MIAFTPADLDRFLREDDGAPVIMLNLLRFRPDGGRERYLEYLQMAGPLVARYGAEILYAGDGMTPLAAEPGQAWDTVALVRYPSRRAFADMLADPQYAVADPVRKSALSEAVLQPTRSIPPA
- a CDS encoding amidase; this encodes MKKPSPSSGTPRELSRRTFLGGAAAASTLVALDVQAQPSASSNPPAVSRGSAFELEEATLAGLQADLTSGKHTAHGLTERYLARIQEIDKGGTALGSVIELNPDALAIAAALDAEREAKGPRGPLHGIPVLIKDNIGTADRMQTTAGSLALVGAVPSRDAFVVERLRAAGAVLLGKTNLSEWANFRSTHSCSGWSGRGGQCRNPYALDRTPSGSSSGSGAATAANLCAVSVGTETDGSIVSPSAACSLVGLKPTVGLVSRAGIVPLSHTQDSAGPMTRTVTDAAVLLGVLAGVDPSDAVTAASQRHAHADYTRFLDVNGLKGARIGVPRERFFGYHPATDALIERALDVMKERGAELIEAPIPSAAKLDEPELEVLLHDFKADIEAYLAGLGERTRLKTLADLIRFNEEHRDTELAWFGQELFHQAQQKGPLTDKKYRKALAACRKLSREQGIDAVMAKHKLDALVAPTQAPPGLIDLVNGDHWLGSSSTPAAVAGYPSITVPAGYIAGLPVGLSFIGKAWSEPTLLRLAFAYEQATKHRRPPTFAPTADLRPAKV
- a CDS encoding FAD-linked oxidase C-terminal domain-containing protein → MRARIVELALMRQVKQALDPRNIMNPGRHPLCPRGSQRAGAGPLAPPAGR
- a CDS encoding AgmX/PglI C-terminal domain-containing protein; translated protein: MPVPLTLRVFKGDTLVTSKDFERDIIKIGRLASAHLCLDDEKVSRIHSVIEAASNGSLSIIDMGSLEGTYVNGKRVNKVLLSFGDEIKVGGTIIRMEDTTAIAAANLASAAASSTPAATAPSAPPPDAALAQAAAVEAPAGPAAPRVRRVPSRSKGPVGLGLHFMWGDQRVGDFFIAPGQKRVFSVGSAKDVDFVMGDSKLGGERFEVMRSDGQSYTVLFTGKMKGELIRKGETLDLEAVIESGKASHEGDAYALMLEADDFLAVDLGGVTLEACYESVPKRAWAPLGESLDFPVINILLVLFFIASMFVISASNLAAAGDNYADELADNNSRIAKFIVKPPETQKNKFLEKLDAQKAEKTAKKEKAARRDGTQVVKKERLKSASTPIRPDKQNTVRDVVKGIFGDKKSVAGLFDGRMNTNLKVVMGNMVGVRVGTTSIDGLRIRGGGGGGAGSMDVVDIGAVGTTGRGGGKDGYGSSVGGLGRTKQSVEVGIAAEDATVSGSLDKELVRQVIHRNRGQIRFCYESLLNRFPKLGGKVAIRFTIATEGNVVTSNAVQSTAGNSELEQCVAGRVSTWTFPKPQGGGSVVVTYPFIFKASGE